In one window of Haloarcula halophila DNA:
- a CDS encoding sulfite exporter TauE/SafE family protein, which yields MEILGLSLAVFVLFIGFGLLIGVLFGFFGMGGSFLVTPALLVMGYPTRVAVGSGLAFVFGTSVIATLKHRDMGQVDYKLGILMIAGTTAGIEVGKEIVLHLETLGMAGSIISVTYVVLLGGIGAFVTYEALRGGDNDGGIDHDAADAKVDPDDIPDIAKKIQSYNAPPMISLRGDVSVSLWLILAVAFVTGLLSGFLGVGGGFIRMPALFYLIGVPVPIAVGTDLFEIVFSGGLGSFLYALDGGVDLSIVLPLLAGSAFGARVGSAATSIVDEDDIKIYFGLMLLGGALAVAVREIGNVYGIDVLNTVSLVLILGSALLVSGAVVYSSITALRADGQSSSPT from the coding sequence ATGGAGATACTGGGACTCAGTCTGGCGGTGTTCGTGCTGTTCATCGGGTTCGGTCTCCTCATCGGCGTCCTCTTCGGCTTTTTCGGGATGGGCGGCTCGTTTCTGGTCACGCCGGCACTGTTGGTGATGGGTTATCCTACACGGGTCGCCGTGGGGAGCGGACTCGCGTTCGTCTTCGGAACCTCGGTCATTGCGACGCTGAAACACCGCGACATGGGACAGGTAGACTACAAGCTGGGGATACTGATGATCGCGGGCACAACCGCCGGCATCGAAGTCGGGAAAGAGATTGTCCTCCACCTCGAGACCCTTGGGATGGCTGGCAGCATCATCAGCGTCACGTACGTTGTCCTGCTGGGCGGTATCGGCGCTTTCGTCACGTACGAGGCGCTGCGAGGTGGCGACAATGATGGTGGTATCGATCACGACGCCGCGGACGCGAAGGTTGACCCCGACGACATCCCGGACATCGCCAAGAAGATTCAGTCGTACAACGCCCCACCGATGATATCGCTACGTGGGGACGTTAGCGTCTCGCTGTGGCTGATACTAGCCGTCGCGTTCGTCACCGGACTGCTCTCAGGCTTCCTCGGTGTCGGGGGTGGGTTCATTCGTATGCCCGCATTGTTCTACCTCATCGGCGTGCCAGTTCCCATCGCCGTCGGGACAGACCTCTTCGAAATCGTCTTTTCGGGCGGTCTCGGGAGCTTCCTGTACGCACTGGACGGCGGTGTCGACCTCTCGATCGTCCTCCCGCTGCTTGCAGGGAGCGCCTTCGGTGCCCGTGTGGGCTCGGCCGCGACGAGTATCGTCGACGAAGACGACATCAAGATCTACTTCGGGCTGATGCTGCTCGGTGGCGCGCTAGCTGTTGCAGTTCGTGAAATCGGAAACGTCTACGGTATCGACGTGCTCAATACGGTCAGTCTGGTACTCATCCTCGGCTCCGCGCTACTGGTCAGCGGGGCCGTCGTCTACAGCAGCATAACTGCGCTCCGGGCGGACGGTCAGTCGTCCTCACCTACCTGA
- a CDS encoding cupin domain-containing protein, translating into MSYRKVNYEDVEQVSDAKHFLSEPLGCRQVGVTFSRCPPGWNSEPHDHVDDEHEEVYVLVSGTAEVRVDQESVPVEEGDAVWIAPEATRQIRNGEEESAFVLISAPEFDSSGSSDDAWNLTGFQG; encoded by the coding sequence ATGAGCTATCGGAAGGTGAATTACGAGGACGTCGAACAGGTTTCAGATGCGAAGCATTTCCTGAGTGAACCGCTCGGCTGTCGACAGGTCGGCGTGACCTTCTCCCGATGTCCACCAGGATGGAACAGCGAACCACACGACCATGTCGATGACGAGCACGAGGAAGTCTACGTGTTGGTCAGTGGGACTGCCGAAGTTCGAGTTGATCAAGAATCGGTTCCTGTTGAAGAGGGAGATGCTGTCTGGATTGCGCCCGAGGCAACGAGGCAGATCAGGAACGGTGAGGAGGAAAGTGCCTTCGTCCTGATTAGCGCCCCCGAATTCGATTCCTCCGGGAGTTCAGATGATGCTTGGAACCTCACTGGATTCCAGGGATAG
- a CDS encoding transposase, with protein sequence MGESLDPLSDRACRMTDAYNTGIEITEQLREGDSLLLSVADSSIQTEYLNDSYPEWHPAPHSFLGMVRLLIYREATGESYRALARYQELAGPLDLEHIPDESVLSRTWRKRFDDGVREFVQIASHFVIKQSHDREFSAPAVRPKAEIVDEVDPSTDDETAGCEFSDKQIYRTTRLARDHGFDEFDSGRAANTTYEDTQFFELQTFMGMVNCGTPQGAARFQYRHGSDSSPHGDTHLRTIKQFAPGELIDGFDAVADRLLSVIESEASFRRPVTAAIDITTVPYYGDVEGMAMVSGLSHKERAFKFATLSIVGLNVPLILAVEPVRESSAWDGNPPNQIHRVVRRLVRRAKQHVPIETVLCDREFDSMRVFQTLSNLGVNYLIPKRITSTEKEVIETMESDGEDVAVESASVHVESGEHSMQFLYVPSTKGEGTTVFATNLRVGPEEAESFCRRYSRRWQIESEYKSIKHDFLAKTSSKDYRVRLFYFVFAVLLYNIWRLTDFLLKAGVDSEMEYAPVLTAGECVEIVVSALIPPD encoded by the coding sequence ATGGGGGAGTCACTGGACCCGCTTTCTGACCGTGCCTGCCGGATGACCGACGCCTACAACACAGGAATCGAAATCACTGAGCAGCTGCGAGAAGGTGACTCCCTGCTATTGAGCGTTGCAGATAGTTCAATCCAGACGGAATACCTCAACGATAGCTATCCAGAGTGGCATCCTGCTCCACACTCCTTTCTCGGAATGGTTCGGCTCCTCATCTACCGAGAGGCAACAGGTGAGAGCTATCGAGCGCTGGCTCGGTACCAAGAACTCGCCGGACCACTCGATTTGGAACACATCCCCGATGAATCCGTGTTGTCCCGAACGTGGCGGAAACGCTTCGACGACGGCGTTCGGGAGTTCGTCCAGATTGCTTCGCACTTCGTCATTAAACAATCTCACGACCGCGAGTTTTCAGCTCCCGCTGTCCGGCCGAAAGCAGAGATCGTCGACGAAGTGGACCCCTCCACTGATGATGAGACGGCTGGGTGTGAATTCTCCGACAAGCAAATCTACCGGACGACTCGACTCGCTCGTGATCACGGCTTCGATGAGTTTGATTCCGGTCGCGCTGCGAACACGACCTACGAAGACACGCAGTTCTTCGAATTGCAGACGTTCATGGGAATGGTCAACTGCGGGACGCCGCAAGGAGCGGCTCGGTTTCAGTATCGACACGGCTCGGACAGCAGTCCACACGGCGATACGCATCTTAGAACGATCAAACAGTTTGCGCCAGGGGAGCTGATCGATGGATTCGATGCAGTGGCCGATCGACTGCTCTCGGTCATCGAATCCGAAGCATCGTTCCGTCGGCCGGTGACAGCTGCAATCGACATCACGACCGTCCCGTACTATGGCGATGTCGAGGGAATGGCGATGGTCAGCGGGCTCAGTCATAAGGAGCGAGCCTTCAAATTCGCTACCCTGTCGATCGTTGGGCTCAATGTCCCACTCATTCTGGCCGTCGAACCTGTCCGAGAGAGTTCAGCGTGGGACGGGAACCCGCCCAATCAGATCCACCGTGTCGTCCGTCGGTTGGTTCGGCGAGCTAAGCAGCACGTTCCAATCGAGACAGTGCTCTGCGACCGCGAGTTCGACTCGATGCGTGTCTTTCAGACGTTGTCCAATCTCGGTGTGAACTATCTCATCCCGAAGCGAATCACCAGTACGGAGAAGGAGGTGATCGAGACGATGGAGAGTGATGGAGAAGACGTAGCCGTCGAATCGGCCTCTGTACACGTTGAGTCGGGAGAGCACTCAATGCAGTTTCTGTACGTCCCGTCGACAAAAGGCGAGGGAACGACTGTCTTCGCCACGAATCTCCGAGTCGGACCGGAGGAAGCCGAGTCGTTCTGTCGGCGGTACAGCCGCCGCTGGCAGATCGAAAGCGAGTACAAATCCATCAAGCACGACTTCCTGGCGAAGACGTCGTCGAAGGACTACCGCGTGCGTCTGTTCTACTTCGTGTTCGCAGTACTACTCTACAATATCTGGCGGCTGACCGACTTCCTGCTGAAAGCGGGTGTCGACAGCGAGATGGAGTACGCGCCGGTCCTAACCGCAGGTGAGTGTGTTGAGATTGTTGTCTCGGCGTTGATCCCGCCTGACTGA
- a CDS encoding YeeE/YedE family protein, which translates to MTGSSDRHPLFIPLVLVGGLIFGFGLGYSHMARPEVVLNFLQFEDFGLLFVMFGGAAVTGVVFFVMPHVLDRAPLTGDRFERRLKSFDRNVLVGGAVFGVGWGLSGICPGAAYASLGIGNVTILWALAGMFLGAYLQGWWRSRAADSVDPAPTGAD; encoded by the coding sequence ATGACGGGGTCCAGTGACCGCCATCCGCTGTTCATCCCGCTCGTGCTTGTCGGCGGACTCATCTTCGGCTTCGGGCTGGGCTACAGCCACATGGCCCGCCCCGAAGTGGTGTTGAACTTCCTCCAGTTCGAGGACTTCGGCCTGCTGTTCGTGATGTTTGGCGGCGCGGCCGTCACGGGGGTCGTGTTCTTCGTCATGCCGCACGTGCTGGACCGAGCGCCACTGACCGGCGATCGGTTCGAACGCCGGCTCAAGTCCTTCGACCGGAACGTGCTGGTCGGCGGCGCTGTCTTCGGCGTCGGCTGGGGGCTGTCAGGCATCTGTCCTGGTGCTGCCTACGCCAGCCTCGGGATCGGCAACGTGACGATCCTCTGGGCGCTGGCAGGGATGTTCCTTGGGGCGTACCTGCAGGGATGGTGGCGAAGCCGGGCAGCCGACAGCGTCGACCCCGCACCCACGGGTGCGGACTGA
- a CDS encoding helix-turn-helix domain-containing protein, whose protein sequence is MPDSMSEQLQQDMQCEGLLECFHGLKELDKECFWALVTAEEPLTVDEIAEAVDRERSTAYRAVQRLLQTGFIQKEQINYDHGGYYHVYRPTDPSKIAGEMQRMLNDWYAKMGQLIQEFETKYENETESPPQIES, encoded by the coding sequence ATGCCAGACTCGATGAGCGAACAACTACAACAGGATATGCAGTGTGAGGGGCTGCTAGAGTGCTTCCACGGCCTCAAGGAACTCGACAAGGAGTGTTTCTGGGCGCTCGTCACTGCCGAGGAGCCACTCACCGTCGACGAGATAGCAGAAGCCGTCGACAGAGAACGGTCGACCGCCTACCGGGCAGTACAGCGCCTGCTCCAGACCGGCTTCATCCAGAAAGAACAGATCAACTACGACCACGGCGGCTACTACCACGTCTACCGGCCCACCGACCCCTCGAAGATTGCAGGAGAGATGCAACGGATGCTCAACGACTGGTATGCCAAGATGGGACAGCTCATCCAAGAGTTCGAGACGAAGTACGAGAACGAAACCGAGTCGCCCCCACAAATCGAAAGCTAA
- a CDS encoding APC family permease, translating into MSGSQTRSPEAELGLLDATMIGMGAMIGAGIFVLTGLAAEIAGPAAILVFTLNGVVTAFTGLSYAELAASIPKSGGGYAFVREIFADLPSFMMGWMLWFAYMIAGGLYALGFAPNFLELLHVYGVVPPPDEVGAVVVPVVDAGVPLAFMLAFVAVLGLVALNAVSTAASGSAETIFTIIKVTILLVFVGFGLASPMFSGAEFQPLFPEGAGAVAVLPAMGLTFIAFEGYDLITTVTEEVQNPRENIPKAIFLSLIATVIVYLAVVTVAVGTLGAEGLAEAGEAGIAAAATSFMPTGLPIIQNGGALIVFGAVFSTLTALNAVVIASSRVAFSMGREGQLLPSFGQIHHRYGTPFVAILASAVVMLGSVALPTQSAGNMASLFFLLSFIIVNVAVIRLRRERPNMNRPYEMPFYPAPPVIGVVLNLVLAAVLVEYLIRTDPLALVLSVVWLLLGGVTYVALERLRAQPDHRPTDAETEVISEAED; encoded by the coding sequence ATGAGTGGGAGTCAGACCCGATCACCGGAGGCCGAACTCGGGTTGCTCGACGCGACGATGATCGGTATGGGGGCGATGATTGGTGCCGGCATCTTCGTGTTGACGGGGTTAGCCGCCGAGATTGCTGGCCCGGCAGCAATCCTCGTCTTTACACTGAACGGTGTCGTCACAGCATTTACCGGTCTCTCGTACGCGGAACTGGCCGCCTCAATCCCGAAAAGCGGCGGCGGCTACGCCTTTGTCCGGGAAATCTTTGCAGACCTCCCCTCGTTTATGATGGGCTGGATGCTCTGGTTCGCTTATATGATAGCGGGAGGGCTGTACGCACTGGGCTTCGCGCCAAACTTCCTTGAACTGTTGCACGTCTATGGCGTCGTCCCGCCGCCAGACGAGGTTGGTGCTGTCGTGGTGCCGGTCGTAGACGCGGGGGTACCGCTCGCGTTCATGCTGGCGTTCGTCGCCGTTCTGGGATTGGTGGCGCTTAACGCTGTCTCGACGGCTGCGAGTGGCAGTGCCGAGACGATATTCACTATTATCAAGGTGACCATTTTGCTCGTGTTCGTCGGCTTCGGTCTCGCGTCGCCAATGTTTTCTGGGGCCGAGTTCCAGCCGCTGTTCCCCGAGGGAGCTGGCGCGGTCGCTGTCCTTCCGGCCATGGGGCTTACGTTCATCGCCTTTGAGGGATACGACCTCATCACGACTGTCACTGAAGAAGTCCAGAATCCCCGTGAGAACATCCCGAAAGCGATCTTTCTGAGCCTGATTGCGACCGTGATTGTCTATCTCGCTGTCGTAACGGTCGCTGTTGGTACGCTCGGGGCAGAGGGACTCGCTGAGGCCGGCGAGGCAGGTATTGCCGCGGCGGCCACGTCGTTTATGCCGACTGGACTGCCGATAATCCAGAACGGCGGGGCGCTCATTGTTTTCGGGGCAGTCTTCTCGACGCTGACTGCCCTCAACGCGGTTGTCATCGCCTCCTCGCGGGTAGCGTTTTCGATGGGTCGAGAGGGACAGCTGTTGCCCTCCTTCGGCCAGATTCACCACCGATACGGGACGCCGTTCGTGGCAATCCTCGCCAGCGCAGTAGTGATGCTCGGGTCGGTGGCACTACCGACACAGAGCGCCGGTAATATGGCCAGCCTGTTCTTCCTGCTGTCGTTTATTATCGTCAACGTCGCCGTAATCAGGCTCCGGCGGGAGCGACCGAACATGAACCGTCCGTACGAGATGCCGTTCTATCCGGCACCGCCGGTCATCGGCGTCGTGCTCAATCTCGTTCTGGCCGCGGTGCTCGTCGAGTACCTGATTCGGACGGACCCTCTAGCCTTGGTGCTCAGCGTAGTGTGGCTCCTCCTTGGTGGCGTCACCTACGTCGCACTTGAGCGATTGCGAGCCCAACCCGACCACAGACCGACAGATGCTGAGACGGAAGTCATCTCGGAGGCCGAAGACTAA
- a CDS encoding YeeE/YedE family protein, which translates to MVADPVPLQLAAELFPNGISRYAIGGLFVGLGAAVIYVGTGISAGASTFLESTLSYVSGQSRFQQYVASRDWRIVFTLGIILGAAVYAVVYQGGAWTTDVSWWRLLLGGVFVGIGTRVGKGCTSGHGVCGVGSASKTSIAGVLAFLLVAILTAQIVAALGVTP; encoded by the coding sequence ATGGTAGCTGATCCAGTCCCGCTGCAGTTGGCCGCCGAACTGTTCCCCAACGGCATCAGCCGGTACGCCATCGGCGGGCTCTTCGTCGGTCTCGGCGCGGCCGTAATCTACGTGGGCACCGGTATCAGCGCCGGCGCGAGCACGTTCCTTGAGTCGACGCTGTCGTACGTCTCCGGCCAGTCGCGGTTCCAGCAGTACGTGGCTTCACGGGACTGGCGGATCGTGTTCACGCTCGGTATTATCCTCGGGGCTGCGGTGTACGCGGTGGTCTATCAGGGCGGCGCGTGGACAACAGACGTCTCGTGGTGGCGACTCCTGTTGGGCGGCGTCTTCGTCGGCATCGGGACACGAGTCGGGAAGGGCTGCACTTCGGGCCACGGCGTTTGTGGCGTGGGGTCGGCCTCGAAAACGTCCATTGCGGGCGTGCTCGCCTTCCTGTTGGTGGCGATACTGACCGCACAGATCGTCGCCGCACTGGGGGTGACGCCGTAA
- a CDS encoding nucleoside recognition domain-containing protein, producing MTDARNVTDNVPSTENDGKETVVVVGKESVGKSELVAGLSGTTPTTGNFRGTTVDIERYESDEFVLVDTPGILLGTDTETTRTAISAVEETETVLLVVRATNIDDDLEDLLPLVQGKVGAIAVTFWDKVENSTEARTELNALADDLGVPLAPVDARNVSRVATDGGGTAIDGTDHKQLVNALRDVDEFPGRVHRQTGIHLDPPETIIEHPLLGPFVSIVLLLLPAAVAVHFANAVAAELSPRVSSLLEPAVQWANDLPGPLAAVLGGDYGLLSMGPFLFVWAGPTILIFAVFMAAYKKSGLVTRITASLHPHLRRVGLTGRDLVRVVMGFGCNVPAVTSTRGCSDCTRRTTVSAIGFGSACSYQFPATLAVFAAVEMPWLVLPYVGILTVTTLVYARLIAPERARTASLATENRAFLQWPNWQSVWRETRTVVRSFFLKALPVFAGIVLVASLLAYFGVLDVMGEALGPVMGLFNLPGETALVVVMGSIRKDGLLLLQSDGLSATLSAMSPIQVLTAVYLAGVLLPCLVTAITVAKELSPRYAGRMLLRQAAAAIGFSLLIGWGGAVLF from the coding sequence ATGACTGACGCACGGAACGTCACTGACAACGTCCCATCGACCGAGAACGACGGGAAGGAAACCGTCGTGGTCGTCGGCAAGGAGAGCGTCGGGAAATCGGAACTCGTCGCTGGCCTCTCCGGGACGACGCCGACGACCGGGAACTTTCGCGGAACGACCGTCGATATCGAGCGATACGAGTCAGACGAGTTCGTCCTCGTCGACACACCCGGCATCCTGCTCGGGACGGACACCGAGACCACTCGGACGGCGATCAGCGCCGTCGAAGAGACCGAGACCGTGTTACTCGTCGTTCGCGCGACGAACATCGACGACGATCTCGAAGACCTGCTGCCGCTGGTGCAGGGAAAGGTCGGCGCCATCGCAGTGACGTTCTGGGACAAAGTGGAGAATTCGACCGAAGCACGCACTGAACTGAACGCGCTCGCCGACGATCTCGGAGTTCCGCTCGCTCCAGTGGACGCGCGAAACGTCTCCCGCGTCGCAACTGACGGCGGCGGCACTGCAATCGACGGAACCGACCACAAGCAGCTCGTCAACGCGCTCCGCGACGTCGACGAGTTCCCGGGGCGGGTTCACCGACAGACGGGGATTCATCTCGACCCGCCGGAGACGATTATCGAACATCCGCTTCTCGGTCCGTTCGTCAGTATCGTCTTGCTCCTGTTGCCAGCCGCGGTCGCAGTTCACTTCGCAAACGCTGTGGCTGCCGAACTCTCTCCCCGAGTGAGTTCCCTCCTGGAACCCGCAGTCCAGTGGGCCAACGATCTTCCAGGACCCCTCGCTGCAGTGTTGGGTGGAGACTACGGCCTGCTCTCGATGGGGCCGTTCCTGTTCGTCTGGGCTGGGCCGACGATTCTCATCTTTGCGGTCTTCATGGCCGCCTACAAGAAGAGCGGGCTCGTTACGCGAATCACGGCGTCACTCCACCCACACCTTCGGCGCGTGGGTCTCACCGGTCGGGATCTCGTTCGAGTGGTCATGGGATTCGGTTGTAACGTCCCGGCGGTCACCAGCACTCGAGGATGTTCGGACTGTACGCGTCGGACGACAGTCTCGGCGATTGGGTTCGGCTCGGCCTGCTCGTATCAGTTCCCCGCGACGCTCGCTGTGTTCGCAGCCGTCGAGATGCCGTGGCTCGTTCTCCCGTACGTCGGGATTCTCACGGTCACGACACTCGTCTATGCGCGCCTGATCGCACCCGAGCGTGCGCGAACAGCGTCACTCGCCACCGAAAACCGTGCGTTCCTCCAGTGGCCGAACTGGCAGTCTGTGTGGCGCGAGACCAGAACCGTGGTTCGGAGTTTCTTCCTGAAGGCGCTCCCTGTCTTCGCCGGGATCGTCCTCGTCGCATCACTGCTGGCCTACTTTGGAGTCCTGGATGTGATGGGTGAAGCTCTCGGACCAGTGATGGGACTGTTCAACCTCCCCGGTGAGACAGCACTTGTCGTCGTGATGGGGTCGATCCGGAAGGACGGTCTGCTCCTGTTACAGTCGGATGGCCTCAGTGCGACGCTGTCCGCAATGAGCCCCATACAGGTACTGACCGCCGTCTACCTAGCCGGGGTGCTACTTCCGTGCCTGGTGACGGCGATTACGGTCGCGAAGGAGCTCTCCCCGAGGTACGCTGGTCGGATGCTGCTCCGGCAGGCAGCAGCTGCCATCGGTTTCTCGCTACTCATCGGATGGGGTGGTGCCGTCCTCTTCTAA
- a CDS encoding DUF7512 family protein — protein sequence MVDLAAFASMGAGGADAAMLIGAVLLEAAVLYVGYGALEQAFGDRVVTQLKGE from the coding sequence ATGGTAGACCTCGCGGCATTCGCATCGATGGGCGCAGGCGGTGCCGACGCAGCGATGCTCATCGGCGCAGTGCTCCTAGAGGCTGCGGTCCTCTACGTCGGCTACGGCGCGCTCGAACAGGCATTCGGAGACCGTGTGGTCACACAACTCAAAGGGGAGTGA
- a CDS encoding DUF7124 domain-containing protein — translation MTTDTMTLAFELAALQQVREPQAVVVDARRWAQNVGLVSIDSCAAHAFSAKHLIRRDFQIAPTTSNFQHLSSRVTTERHVLVGEAPDRPDYLPQQHWEYFAFADAASAASWELDNNETTSRKQVTAWLARVFRSKG, via the coding sequence ATGACCACCGACACCATGACGCTCGCGTTCGAGCTTGCGGCGCTTCAGCAGGTTCGTGAGCCACAGGCGGTTGTCGTCGATGCACGCCGATGGGCGCAGAACGTCGGTCTCGTCTCGATCGATTCCTGCGCCGCTCACGCCTTTAGTGCCAAGCACCTCATTCGTCGAGACTTCCAGATAGCGCCGACCACCTCGAACTTCCAGCACCTCTCTAGCCGGGTCACGACCGAGAGACACGTTCTGGTCGGAGAGGCTCCTGACCGTCCAGATTACCTTCCTCAGCAGCACTGGGAGTATTTCGCTTTCGCGGACGCTGCGAGTGCTGCCAGCTGGGAACTCGACAACAATGAGACCACGTCACGGAAGCAGGTGACCGCCTGGTTAGCTCGTGTATTCAGGAGTAAAGGGTGA
- a CDS encoding potassium channel family protein, with amino-acid sequence MTRDLDIIIAGGGRVGFQTAEILADLGHDVTIIEQDERLVSDIADEWIATVIEGDATNPDIIEQAGIEQADVIGALTGETGLNLAVCLAATELSPSIRTVARIDRAAGESYTRFVDAVLFPERAGARVAANEILGSDVQTLADVTGTLDIMLIRVTEGAPAAGKQLADVRFPEGTLIVSDADGNRIARPDTTLTPGSRYVVALESDVADEVMNLMRG; translated from the coding sequence ATGACCAGAGATCTCGACATCATCATCGCCGGTGGCGGACGCGTCGGTTTCCAGACAGCCGAAATACTTGCTGACCTCGGTCACGACGTAACGATAATCGAACAGGACGAGAGACTCGTCTCGGATATCGCCGACGAGTGGATTGCGACCGTCATAGAAGGGGATGCGACCAATCCCGACATTATCGAACAGGCCGGTATTGAGCAGGCCGATGTAATCGGCGCGCTCACGGGCGAAACCGGGTTGAATCTCGCGGTGTGTCTCGCCGCCACGGAGCTGTCTCCCAGCATCCGGACGGTGGCTCGTATCGACCGCGCGGCCGGTGAGTCCTACACTCGGTTTGTAGACGCAGTACTGTTCCCCGAGCGGGCGGGTGCTCGAGTGGCGGCAAACGAGATTCTCGGCAGCGACGTACAAACGTTGGCGGACGTGACAGGTACACTCGATATCATGCTTATCCGGGTCACCGAAGGGGCGCCGGCCGCAGGAAAACAACTGGCCGACGTGCGCTTTCCCGAAGGGACGCTGATTGTCTCCGACGCCGACGGCAACCGAATCGCCCGGCCCGACACGACGCTGACACCCGGCAGCCGGTACGTCGTCGCGCTCGAATCGGACGTCGCCGACGAAGTCATGAATCTGATGCGGGGTTAG
- a CDS encoding inorganic phosphate transporter has product MELQLLALFLTAGIASLFMSWVIGAGSSGATPFAPAVGANAISTMKAAFVVGIFGLAGAVTQGANVSEAVGRGLVGGVTLPATGVIVALLAGAGLMAVGIYTGYPIATAFTVTGAVIGVGMALGGSPVWDKYQQIGAIWVLTPVVGGGLAYAIASVLPRPDVPEAATIPTLAALVGVVLANVEFAFLGPGGAPGSLTGLGRRLLGINGLVAITVLSGVVALAVWGMVYRDIRRDEAGGLRHVLLALGSLVAFSAGGSQVGLAVGPLLPLLEEVGMLSPAVVLLGGGLGILVGSWTGAPRMIKSLAQDYSSLGPRRSIAALVPSFLIAQLAVFLGVPVSFNEIVVSAIIGSGAAVGGSEAVDPRKIALTVGAWAGSFALALAVGFGSMTAMSAL; this is encoded by the coding sequence ATGGAACTCCAACTTCTCGCCCTCTTCCTGACCGCCGGTATCGCCAGCCTGTTTATGTCCTGGGTCATCGGTGCCGGCTCCAGCGGCGCGACACCTTTCGCGCCCGCCGTCGGTGCCAACGCTATCTCGACCATGAAGGCGGCCTTTGTCGTCGGCATCTTCGGGCTCGCCGGTGCGGTGACACAGGGGGCGAACGTCTCGGAGGCAGTCGGACGCGGCCTCGTCGGCGGTGTCACCCTCCCTGCAACGGGTGTCATTGTCGCACTACTGGCAGGCGCCGGACTCATGGCCGTCGGCATCTACACCGGCTACCCCATCGCGACGGCCTTTACTGTCACCGGCGCGGTAATCGGTGTTGGGATGGCCCTCGGTGGTTCGCCGGTCTGGGATAAGTACCAGCAAATCGGGGCCATCTGGGTGTTGACACCGGTCGTCGGCGGCGGCCTCGCCTACGCAATCGCCAGCGTGTTGCCGCGGCCGGACGTTCCGGAAGCGGCCACGATTCCGACGCTGGCTGCGTTGGTCGGTGTCGTGCTTGCCAACGTCGAGTTCGCGTTTCTCGGCCCCGGTGGCGCTCCAGGCTCGCTGACCGGCCTTGGACGGCGGCTGCTCGGCATCAATGGGCTCGTAGCGATAACCGTGCTCTCCGGTGTCGTCGCCCTCGCGGTGTGGGGCATGGTGTATCGAGATATCCGCCGCGACGAAGCCGGCGGGCTCAGGCACGTCCTGTTGGCGCTCGGTTCATTAGTCGCCTTTTCGGCCGGGGGCAGTCAGGTCGGACTCGCGGTCGGCCCGCTGCTCCCACTACTGGAGGAGGTCGGGATGCTCTCACCAGCGGTTGTCCTGCTGGGCGGCGGCCTCGGTATCCTCGTCGGATCCTGGACCGGCGCGCCTCGGATGATAAAGTCGCTCGCACAGGACTACTCTTCACTGGGGCCGCGGCGCTCTATCGCTGCACTCGTCCCTTCGTTCCTCATCGCCCAGCTCGCCGTCTTCCTCGGTGTGCCGGTGTCGTTCAACGAGATCGTGGTCAGCGCCATCATCGGAAGCGGCGCCGCGGTCGGAGGGAGTGAGGCTGTCGATCCGAGAAAAATTGCGCTTACGGTCGGCGCGTGGGCCGGGTCGTTCGCCCTCGCTCTGGCGGTTGGCTTCGGATCCATGACCGCGATGAGCGCGCTCTGA